In Candidatus Binatia bacterium, a genomic segment contains:
- a CDS encoding GNAT family N-acetyltransferase — translation MGATLWHGAMLLGPAGVGDFIRESKCSSADKKMIRPIREEDIPSVAEMMLLNWDGVMSEHHSPGVVAKFRGEVTPGWIRRQMGWKQIFVVEEASEIVATGALANFGRPDAPNHSVSQFFVRPDLHGRGIGTLLLEHLIRAARGNGIHRLHVPSSRNAVPFYQRAGFVADAVQPDVSDEITWMTMDIPEEAQNQRLQATRYPRA, via the coding sequence ATGGGAGCCACACTGTGGCACGGTGCTATGCTGCTGGGACCTGCGGGGGTCGGGGATTTCATTCGGGAGTCGAAATGTAGTTCGGCGGACAAGAAGATGATTCGCCCGATTAGAGAGGAAGACATACCGAGCGTCGCTGAGATGATGCTGCTCAATTGGGACGGAGTCATGTCTGAACACCATTCGCCGGGTGTGGTGGCGAAGTTCAGGGGCGAAGTCACCCCAGGCTGGATCAGGCGGCAGATGGGATGGAAGCAAATCTTTGTCGTTGAAGAGGCCAGCGAGATTGTGGCCACTGGAGCATTGGCCAACTTCGGCAGACCGGACGCTCCCAATCACAGCGTGTCCCAGTTCTTTGTCCGACCTGACCTGCATGGGCGCGGGATCGGCACGCTCCTCCTGGAGCATCTTATCCGGGCAGCCCGTGGCAACGGCATACACCGCCTGCATGTTCCCAGTAGTCGCAACGCCGTCCCCTTCTACCAACGTGCCGGATTCGTTGCCGACGCCGTGCAACCGGACGTGTCGGATGAGATTACTTGGATGACCATGGATATACCGGAGGAAGCGCAGAACCAGCGGCTGCAGGCGACGCGGTACCCGCGCGCCTGA
- a CDS encoding DUF4160 domain-containing protein, with product MHVHVYHAEGEAKFWLEPGVELAANYGLSQRRLASARRLVLEHEDEIRNAWKAHFGG from the coding sequence ATGCACGTCCATGTCTACCATGCCGAGGGTGAGGCAAAGTTTTGGTTGGAGCCGGGGGTCGAGCTCGCGGCGAACTACGGTCTGAGTCAGCGCCGTCTCGCCAGTGCCCGCCGGCTGGTTCTGGAGCATGAGGATGAAATCCGCAACGCGTGGAAAGCCCATTTCGGTGGTTGA
- a CDS encoding DUF2442 domain-containing protein, whose product MKSATRGKPISVVEVTNVSKHGFWLLLGERERFLAFEHFPWFRDVSIGQLCNVELPHPHHLYWPDLDVDVAVESIDHPDRFPLVSQAQPNKRIQPTRKRRARGRSALR is encoded by the coding sequence ATGAAATCCGCAACGCGTGGAAAGCCCATTTCGGTGGTTGAGGTCACGAACGTCTCGAAGCATGGATTCTGGCTCTTGCTCGGTGAGCGTGAGCGGTTCCTGGCATTCGAGCACTTCCCCTGGTTTCGGGACGTTTCAATCGGCCAGCTGTGCAACGTCGAGCTCCCGCATCCGCATCATCTCTATTGGCCCGATCTCGATGTGGACGTGGCGGTGGAGTCGATCGATCATCCCGACCGCTTTCCGCTGGTGAGCCAGGCTCAGCCTAACAAGCGAATCCAGCCGACGCGCAAGAGACGTGCGCGCGGCAGATCCGCATTGCGCTGA
- a CDS encoding type II toxin-antitoxin system RelE/ParE family toxin translates to MRYEIRFAQCVRDHMKFLTVAERSTLLDAIREQLAHEPLVETRRRKPLRPNPLAPWELRVGPLRAFYDVRPPDPKREALADVVYVLAVGKKERNVLRIAGEIVKI, encoded by the coding sequence GTGCGCTACGAGATTCGCTTCGCGCAATGCGTTCGTGACCACATGAAGTTCCTGACGGTGGCGGAGAGGTCAACCTTGCTCGATGCCATCCGCGAGCAGTTGGCTCACGAACCTCTCGTCGAGACGCGGCGCCGTAAGCCGTTGCGCCCGAACCCGCTAGCTCCGTGGGAATTGCGGGTCGGCCCGCTGCGGGCGTTCTATGACGTGCGGCCACCGGACCCGAAGCGCGAAGCGCTGGCTGACGTGGTATATGTTCTGGCAGTTGGCAAGAAGGAGCGGAACGTGCTCCGGATCGCCGGGGAGATAGTCAAGATATGA